Proteins encoded within one genomic window of Nonomuraea gerenzanensis:
- a CDS encoding DUF418 domain-containing protein gives MSIAPPAPVREATPIARRALAPDLARGLMLLLIALAHAHMYLSGHEAGFRGYALDGGPLDRLVAGVQILLVDGRALPMFAALFGYGLVQLANRQLATGRSWPQVRSVLRRRSLWLLAFGFCHALLLFFGDILGAYGLIGLVLVGFIRKEDRAVLRAAVVGLVLHVVVLYGFGLLTISAPKGDTPAAMADPVEALMMRLIGWSGMTPTYFAASVVPAFLFGIWAARRRVLEEPAAHRPLLVRVATVGTALAVLGGVPLTLIDTQVWATSDLVAVSAYALHSVTGIAGGLAYAAIIGLAAARMSSGPVVRALAATGQWSLTCYLLQSVIFVSVFAPYAGGLGTRVGDAAASGIAVVAWLVTVVLAALLAPRRGPAETVLRRLTYGRR, from the coding sequence ATGTCCATCGCTCCACCGGCTCCCGTGCGGGAAGCCACCCCCATCGCGCGGCGCGCGCTCGCTCCCGATCTCGCGCGGGGGCTGATGCTGCTGCTCATCGCGCTGGCGCACGCGCACATGTACCTGTCGGGTCACGAGGCGGGCTTCCGCGGATACGCGCTCGACGGCGGCCCGCTCGACCGGCTGGTCGCCGGGGTGCAGATCCTGCTGGTGGACGGGCGCGCGCTGCCCATGTTCGCCGCCCTGTTCGGCTACGGCCTGGTCCAGCTCGCCAACCGCCAGCTCGCCACGGGCCGGAGCTGGCCGCAGGTGCGCTCGGTGCTGCGCCGGCGGAGCCTGTGGCTGCTGGCCTTCGGGTTCTGCCACGCGCTGCTGCTGTTCTTCGGGGACATCCTCGGGGCGTACGGGCTGATCGGGCTCGTGCTCGTCGGGTTCATCCGGAAGGAGGACCGGGCGGTGCTGCGGGCGGCCGTCGTCGGGCTCGTGTTGCACGTGGTGGTGCTGTACGGGTTCGGGCTGCTCACGATCTCGGCGCCCAAGGGCGACACGCCGGCGGCGATGGCCGATCCGGTCGAGGCGCTGATGATGCGGCTGATCGGCTGGTCCGGGATGACGCCCACCTACTTCGCCGCCAGCGTGGTGCCCGCGTTCCTGTTCGGGATCTGGGCGGCGCGGCGCCGGGTGCTGGAGGAGCCTGCCGCGCACCGGCCGCTGCTCGTGCGCGTCGCCACCGTGGGCACCGCGCTGGCCGTGCTGGGAGGGGTGCCGCTGACGTTGATCGACACCCAGGTGTGGGCCACGTCCGACCTGGTGGCGGTGTCGGCGTACGCGCTGCACAGCGTGACCGGCATCGCGGGCGGGCTGGCGTACGCGGCGATCATCGGGCTCGCCGCCGCGCGGATGTCGTCAGGGCCCGTCGTCAGGGCGCTCGCCGCGACCGGCCAGTGGTCGCTGACCTGCTACCTCCTCCAGTCGGTGATCTTCGTGTCGGTGTTCGCGCCGTACGCGGGAGGGCTCGGCACCCGCGTCGGCGACGCGGCGGCCTCCGGCATCGCCGTCGTGGCGTGGCTGGTCACCGTGGTGCTGGCGGCGTTGCTCGCGCCCCGCAGGGGACCGGCCGAGACCGTGCTGC